The following proteins come from a genomic window of Drosophila sulfurigaster albostrigata strain 15112-1811.04 chromosome X, ASM2355843v2, whole genome shotgun sequence:
- the LOC133847858 gene encoding S-phase kinase-associated protein 1 encodes MEKNFIRLETRDRRVIAIDLKVLQRSMVIQNMLKYCDLDEGNELKLAMHGINSEELLKILLWLEFHKDDEEPQWVQSKIEPEDVEYQIDDWDKEFLREKLPVVRSIMQGADYLEIRWLLKLCARKLRIRGSSELYLHVMGTISPLD; translated from the coding sequence atggaGAAGAACTTCATACGATTGGAGACCAGAGATCGACGTGTAATCGCCATCGATCTCAAGGTGCTGCAGCGATCGATGGTGATACAAAACATGCTGAAATACTGCGACCTCGATGAGGGAAACGAACTGAAGCTTGCCATGCATGGCATCAATTCCGAAGAGCTCCTCAAGATTCTACTGTGGCTGGAGTTTCACAAGGACGACGAGGAGCCACAGTGGGTGCAGTCCAAAATAGAACCCGAAGACGTTGAATACCAGATCGATGACTGGGACAAGGAGTTCCTCAGGGAGAAGCTGCCGGTTGTGCGATCGATAATGCAGGGCGCCGATTATCTCGAAATACGTTGGTTGCTCAAGCTCTGTGCTCGCAAATTGCGCATTCGTGGCTCAAGCGAACTGTATCTGCATGTTATGGGAACCATTTCGCCGTTAGATTAA